Proteins encoded together in one Anopheles darlingi chromosome 3, idAnoDarlMG_H_01, whole genome shotgun sequence window:
- the LOC125953693 gene encoding putative uncharacterized protein DDB_G0274435: protein MEAYPNTSEDPVVRQKFAENIFQILRPLSASEMPRIRRRRPNDDGDDDDNDGESSECSALSDPFSDLDESYIMLDQRKKVSEAVTGDELLLMNQFTPEFRSAYDVLMSERRLQNPTDAGQKQQQQQQQQQQQKKEKKESGVAASTGHSDDLRVTADFSPKFRSFIDEMLRKCDLQYHQEEKKRKELQQRKKDRRVRQIVSEESFCGGLDTDSLSGIWRMLDAVSEDERDPFPTSGPHYDLYYDRRFAWMTRDEIAWEQIEESKKKCEQWLKLPFENGTTRP from the exons ATGGAGGCCTATCCGAACACGAGCGAGGATCCGGTTGTGCGGCAAAAGTTTGCCgagaacattttccaaatacTGCGCCCACTGTCCGCGTCCGAGATGCCGCGGATACGTCGTCGACGACCAAACGATGatggggacgacgacgacaacgacggagaATCATCCGAGTGTAGTGCCCTGTCGGATCCGTTCTCGGATCTGGACGAATCGTACATCATGTTGGATCAACGCAAAAAGGTAAGCGAGGctgtgacg GGCGATGAGTTGCTGCTTATGAACCAGTTTACACCCGAGTTCCGGTCCGCGTACGATGTGCTGATGAGTGAGCGGCGACTCCAGAACCCAACGGATGCtggccagaagcagcagcagcagcagcagcagcagcagcagcagaagaaagagaagaaggaatcgGGAGTAGCAGCGAGCACCGGGCACAGTGATGACCTACGAGTGACCGCCGATTTCAGTCCCAAGTTTCGGTCGTTCATCGACGAGATGCTGCGCAagtgtgacctacagtaccaccaggaggagaagaaacggAAGGAGTTGCAGCAACGCAAAAAGGATCGCCGCGTCCGGCAGATCGTCTCGGAGGAATCGTTCTGCGGTGGGCTGGATACGGATTCGCTGTCCGGCATCTGGCGCATGCTGGATGCGGTATCGGAGGACGAACGGGACCCCTTTCCGACATCTGGTCCACACTACGATCTGTACTACGATCGGCGGTTCGCGTGGATGACGCGCGATGAGATTGCCTGGGAGCAGATTGAGGAATCGAAGAAAAAGTGCGAACAGTGGTTGAAGCTACCGTTCGAGAACGGCACGACGAGGCCATAA